A stretch of the Nitrospirota bacterium genome encodes the following:
- a CDS encoding sigma-70 family RNA polymerase sigma factor has product MCPQERPLRERRAVSAGGLQGRDRLDQPARPYLRPRGLYASGESVVQYDGDRASAVRLISGRFILKQASVLGTAMAVKKEPAGAARKPTSPTTTPAGLLDEILQPLVEHEPTFRAFLRRRMDDEAQAEDLLQQSFLRAIEHHHALHRNESVVPWFYRILRHAVADYYRAQASDVRKHDAFLHKLTASGEDKATPPDDVQPTVCACLYKLLPTIRPNYAELIRRIDLEGEAPQTVARELQLTPNNLTVRLHRARQALRAGLEESCGICSKHGCLNCACE; this is encoded by the coding sequence ATGTGCCCGCAAGAGCGTCCGCTGCGCGAACGACGGGCGGTGTCTGCTGGTGGATTACAAGGACGCGACCGGCTCGACCAACCCGCACGACCATATCTACGGCCACGCGGCCTATACGCGTCTGGCGAATCTGTTGTTCAATACGACGGAGATCGTGCAAGCGCTGTACGCCTGATCTCCGGTCGCTTCATCCTAAAGCAAGCCTCTGTTCTCGGGACAGCCATGGCGGTCAAGAAAGAGCCAGCAGGCGCCGCTCGCAAACCTACCTCCCCGACGACGACGCCAGCCGGCCTCCTCGATGAGATCCTGCAGCCGCTCGTCGAGCACGAGCCGACCTTCCGCGCTTTTTTGCGCCGCCGGATGGACGACGAGGCCCAAGCGGAAGACCTCCTCCAGCAGAGCTTCCTGCGCGCCATCGAACATCATCATGCCCTCCATCGGAACGAAAGCGTCGTGCCCTGGTTCTACCGCATCCTGCGGCATGCCGTCGCCGATTACTACCGGGCGCAGGCATCCGACGTCAGAAAACACGATGCGTTCCTCCACAAGCTCACGGCTTCCGGCGAGGACAAAGCGACTCCGCCCGATGACGTGCAACCGACCGTCTGTGCCTGCCTCTACAAACTGCTGCCAACGATCCGGCCGAACTACGCCGAACTCATCCGGCGTATCGATCTGGAGGGCGAAGCTCCGCAAACGGTGGCGCGGGAGCTTCAACTCACCCCCAACAATCTCACAGTACGCCTCCACCGCGCGCGCCAGGCACTCCGCGCCGGGCTGGAAGAGTCCTGCGGCATCTGCAGCAAGCACGGCTGTCTGAACTGCGCCT